The Hyperolius riggenbachi isolate aHypRig1 chromosome 3, aHypRig1.pri, whole genome shotgun sequence genome window below encodes:
- the LOC137562418 gene encoding octapeptide-repeat protein T2-like — MLGEEEERVKERKRKGEEEERVTERERKERRRGREKREGEKEEREKERKRKERRRGRGQRVKEEEDKGKERKERRRGIGKREKEEEDKGKERKRKERRRGREKRVGEEEERAKERKRKEGRRGRGKSKGEEEERAKERKRKEGKRGRG, encoded by the coding sequence ATGTTaggagaggaagaggaaagagtgaaggagaggaagaggaaaggagaagaagaggaaagagtgacagagagggagaggaaagagCGAAGGAGAGGAAGAGAAaagagggaaggagagaaggaggaaagagagaaggagaggaagaggaaagagcgaaggagaggaagaggacagaGGGTAAAAGAGGAAGAGGATAAAGGGAAGGAGAGGAAAGAGCGAAGGAGAGGAATAGGAAAGAGGGAAAAAGAGGAAGAGGATAAAGggaaggagaggaagaggaaagaGCGAAGGAGAGGAAGAGAAAAGAGGGTaggagaggaagaggaaagaGCGAAGGAGAGGAAGAGAAaagagggaaggagaggaagaggaaagagcaaaggagaggaagaggaaagagcgaaggagaggaagaggaaagaGGGTAAAAGAGGAAGAGGATAA